The following proteins come from a genomic window of Flavobacterium crocinum:
- a CDS encoding FecR family protein — MQINFNKISNDEKDSLKSQIRHGLIELEQKEAGRRKKKRLIAFSAAASVALLAGLFLNRTPVSKPKTDLELFAEKGLTTESNADLEDISLVLQDQKTIAVQDSSIISYGKNGQKVTVGEQAINTNSNSASFNTVRVPYGKRTQIVLTDGTTVWLNSGSSLIYPTQFDGSIREVYLTGEAAFDVAHNKAKPFFVKTKECNVRVLGTVFNVSSYPEDETVQTALLQGKVRITYNKKGLLSNKEIQEDLTPGMIATINKDQKQLKVERKDVASILSWREGYFTFKSQSLNTILGKLSKYYKIEFIKGSDLNLDANYSGSFALNENLNNLASTLASITNNNCTVNANQRTITIK; from the coding sequence TTGCAAATTAATTTTAATAAAATATCGAACGATGAAAAAGATTCTTTAAAGAGTCAAATTCGTCATGGTTTAATCGAGCTGGAACAAAAAGAAGCCGGACGCCGAAAAAAGAAAAGATTAATCGCCTTTTCTGCTGCTGCGAGCGTTGCACTTTTAGCCGGATTGTTTCTGAACCGAACTCCAGTAAGCAAACCTAAAACCGATTTAGAGCTTTTTGCTGAAAAAGGATTAACAACAGAATCTAATGCAGACTTAGAGGATATCTCTCTTGTGCTGCAAGATCAGAAGACTATTGCTGTACAAGACAGCTCAATCATTAGTTACGGAAAAAATGGCCAAAAAGTTACGGTTGGAGAACAAGCTATCAATACCAACTCCAACAGCGCTTCTTTTAATACGGTTAGGGTTCCTTACGGAAAAAGAACACAAATCGTTTTAACCGACGGGACAACCGTTTGGCTGAATTCGGGTTCGTCCTTAATCTATCCTACTCAATTTGACGGATCGATTCGTGAAGTTTATTTAACTGGTGAAGCGGCTTTTGATGTTGCGCATAACAAAGCCAAGCCTTTTTTCGTAAAAACAAAAGAATGTAATGTTCGAGTACTGGGAACTGTTTTCAATGTGAGTTCATATCCTGAAGACGAAACGGTTCAAACTGCTTTATTACAAGGAAAAGTTCGAATTACCTACAACAAAAAAGGATTGTTAAGCAATAAAGAAATTCAGGAAGATTTAACGCCTGGAATGATTGCTACCATCAATAAAGATCAAAAACAGCTTAAAGTAGAACGAAAAGATGTTGCTTCTATCTTATCCTGGAGAGAAGGTTATTTTACTTTCAAAAGCCAGTCTTTGAATACCATTTTAGGCAAACTTTCAAAATATTATAAAATTGAATTTATCAAAGGATCCGATTTAAACCTCGACGCTAATTATTCCGGATCTTTTGCTTTAAATGAAAATTTAAATAATCTGGCAAGTACTTTAGCGAGTATTACCAACAACAACTGTACTGTTAACGCAAACCAAAGAACTATTACAATTAAATAA
- a CDS encoding isochorismatase family protein, whose amino-acid sequence MKRKYTKSALLLIDIQNDYFYKGKMEFKGSYEVVARAKKILDSFRKKRKTVIHIQHIAVKKNATHFISGTYGAEIYEEVTPKENETIIVKNTPNGFIDTGLFEYLKNNQIENLTIVGMLDNMSNDPTVRTAKDLGFNVQLWEDQKANLSVV is encoded by the coding sequence ATGAAAAGAAAATATACAAAATCGGCATTATTGTTAATAGACATACAAAATGATTACTTCTATAAAGGAAAAATGGAATTTAAAGGAAGTTATGAAGTTGTTGCAAGAGCTAAGAAAATTTTGGATTCTTTTAGAAAGAAAAGAAAAACCGTTATTCATATACAGCATATAGCAGTCAAAAAGAATGCGACCCACTTTATTTCGGGAACTTATGGGGCAGAAATATATGAAGAAGTAACCCCGAAAGAGAACGAAACGATAATTGTAAAAAATACTCCCAACGGGTTTATTGATACCGGTTTATTTGAATACTTAAAAAACAATCAGATCGAAAATCTGACCATTGTTGGAATGCTGGACAATATGTCAAATGATCCCACAGTAAGAACCGCAAAAGATTTAGGCTTTAACGTTCAGTTGTGGGAAGATCAAAAAGCAAATCTTAGCGTTGTTTAA
- a CDS encoding RNA polymerase sigma factor: MENTTSDILLWQQIKKGDISAFEKLYDSYADVLLTFALQYTNETSIAKDAIHDVFLDIYKYRSGLAESVNVKSYLFKITQRNVLKKHKSAQKTFSLSTDYDSVILKELSFEDTLIEEENHQALNSRLAFAMEELTDKQRKALFYRFNEDKPYEEIASILGISIESCRTLIYRCLKELRKKL; this comes from the coding sequence ATGGAGAATACCACATCAGATATTTTATTATGGCAGCAGATTAAAAAAGGTGATATTTCCGCCTTTGAAAAGCTGTATGATAGTTACGCTGATGTTTTGCTTACTTTTGCTTTACAATATACTAACGAAACTTCTATTGCTAAAGACGCTATTCATGACGTCTTTTTAGACATTTACAAATACCGAAGCGGTCTTGCCGAAAGCGTAAATGTAAAATCGTATTTGTTTAAAATCACACAGCGAAATGTTTTAAAAAAGCATAAATCTGCACAAAAAACATTCTCTTTAAGTACTGACTATGATTCGGTTATACTAAAAGAACTTTCTTTTGAAGACACTTTAATTGAGGAAGAAAACCATCAAGCGCTGAACTCCAGACTGGCTTTTGCAATGGAAGAACTTACCGATAAACAGCGCAAAGCTTTATTCTACAGATTTAACGAAGACAAACCTTATGAAGAAATTGCATCTATTTTAGGTATTTCTATCGAGTCCTGCAGAACACTGATATACAGGTGTTTGAAAGAACTTCGAAAAAAACTTTAA
- a CDS encoding tetratricopeptide repeat protein — MQLKNTLLLTFFLSFYFGHSQDAFDRIYTETYQVLLSSNPKKALSNTDYLYTLAKNNPDKIKTRMLKAHILYQYGINNEAINALKQADSLALKGKDFATLAKIYGFMASLYRESEIYETGKIYLNKAVSISKKIKDESEMYRFQGNLSQELACYELLDSNYSKAILHLKKGIQLFEKAASVSDKNYQIAINDELIARNYLELKKGDSALYHYEKAEKELQESLSYDNPLKGFIYNGIANVYVEMKNYKKALSYYKKAEEVAEKSDYSALKQEVYNSFMEFYKKTDSKKYISYNEKNLKLTKADNDNKKVIADDLIRSIRKSHLQSQSEYQKHKLIIIGICLFTVFITVALYAYKRKQDHKKIKAFIKNSKVDTIEENETEIKKDASKEYMPEATEKAILEKIKEFESSLSYLNKTLSLNSVASELNINHRYLSYVINKHKSKDFAGYINELRIDYIVDRLKNDPAYLKYKISYLADQAGFASHSRFTITFKKITGVSPLAFITYLQNNNEVA, encoded by the coding sequence ATGCAACTCAAAAATACTCTCCTCCTTACCTTTTTTCTTTCTTTTTATTTTGGTCATTCCCAAGATGCTTTTGACCGTATTTATACTGAAACCTATCAGGTTTTATTGAGTTCCAATCCAAAAAAGGCATTAAGCAATACCGATTATTTATATACTCTTGCCAAAAACAATCCGGATAAAATAAAAACCCGTATGCTCAAAGCGCATATTTTATATCAGTATGGAATTAATAACGAGGCTATTAACGCCCTAAAACAAGCGGATAGTTTAGCACTTAAAGGGAAAGACTTTGCGACTTTGGCTAAAATATATGGCTTCATGGCTTCACTTTATCGTGAAAGTGAAATATATGAAACCGGAAAAATCTACCTGAATAAAGCCGTTTCTATCAGTAAAAAAATCAAAGACGAAAGCGAAATGTACCGATTTCAGGGAAATTTATCTCAGGAACTGGCTTGTTATGAGTTGCTGGATTCTAACTATTCAAAAGCGATTTTACATCTTAAAAAAGGAATTCAGTTATTTGAAAAAGCGGCTTCTGTTAGTGATAAAAATTATCAAATTGCGATCAATGACGAACTGATAGCCCGAAATTATCTGGAACTGAAAAAGGGAGATTCTGCTTTGTATCATTATGAAAAAGCCGAAAAAGAACTTCAGGAATCTTTGTCTTATGACAATCCGTTAAAGGGGTTTATTTATAATGGAATAGCAAATGTGTATGTTGAAATGAAAAATTACAAGAAGGCTTTATCCTATTATAAAAAAGCCGAAGAGGTTGCAGAAAAATCAGATTACTCAGCCCTGAAACAAGAGGTTTACAATTCTTTTATGGAGTTTTACAAAAAGACCGATTCTAAAAAGTACATTTCTTATAATGAAAAGAACTTAAAACTAACCAAAGCTGATAATGACAATAAAAAAGTGATTGCTGATGATTTAATCCGATCTATACGAAAAAGTCATTTGCAGAGTCAGTCTGAGTATCAAAAACATAAACTGATTATTATTGGTATTTGTCTGTTTACAGTGTTTATTACCGTCGCACTTTATGCCTATAAAAGAAAACAGGATCATAAAAAAATCAAAGCTTTTATAAAAAACAGCAAAGTCGACACAATTGAAGAAAATGAGACAGAAATCAAAAAAGATGCTTCAAAAGAATACATGCCTGAAGCAACTGAAAAAGCTATTTTAGAAAAAATAAAAGAATTTGAAAGTTCCCTTTCTTATCTTAACAAAACGTTGTCGCTTAATTCAGTCGCTTCAGAATTGAATATCAACCATCGTTATCTTTCTTATGTTATAAACAAACATAAATCAAAAGATTTTGCTGGCTATATTAATGAGTTACGAATCGATTATATCGTGGACCGTTTAAAAAATGATCCTGCTTATTTGAAATATAAAATTAGTTATCTTGCCGATCAGGCAGGTTTTGCATCACACAGCCGATTTACGATTACATTCAAAAAAATTACAGGTGTCTCTCCTTTGGCTTTTATTACTTATCTTCAAAATAATAATGAAGTAGCGTAA
- a CDS encoding SusC/RagA family TonB-linked outer membrane protein — MRSVTAFIWISMCSLYANPSLGQNKIHVRFKNTPLTEVFSTLEKQTNYVFFYNDDVLKSANTITLDKDATLEEILNNALRSNNLTFDIIDKQVVVKKNKKKAEQLEYELTGKVTDKKGAPLIGVNVVLRGKQTWDITRKEGDYRMRVAPNDTIVFSSLGFKTVTVAVNNKRVIDITLVPDVMELHSVEIVASNGYTDLPKERVTGSFEVIGAKELAEVPTVDIQSRIEGKMAGVRVDPRTGSISVRGTNNYGGTGQPLVVIDGFPQPEDFAFSKRGVPGSSILSYVNPDDVESITVLKDAAASSIWGARAANGVIVVITKKGKKGDPIINFNSSTSIGERIDLSKLRVMNTAQYIDYEKDLVTGGFVADNINNSIGSGNDKNPSAAQEIMFRQQRGEISLAQRDQLLNQLAQNDNLGQINKYLLRSSITRQYDLSVSGGSDKSTYYLSLGYNNDEAAMRGNKSESYNLTLNNSFQLKSFLKLNTGVNYVNSNFQVNNTANEALSNVSEFALRPYDMIADGNGNGIDRYIAFRPNVAQKYEAKGYLPWTYNYLDELNYSNVVTKGGNIRLNASLIAKATDWLNFEASGVYTSIGNKTKSLSELDSYYTRNMINMATSSNTAGKLVYGIPVGSYLYNTTSSNESVSMRFQMNINKNFNDNNSLHFLAGGETREERREGSTQRYYGYDLDTNSGATVNPTVYYTTIYGWQSMIGSSDNSISRYRDRFLSYYSLASYDFMNRYHISGSARFDDVNLLGASRKDRAKPFWSVGGKWDINKESFLRNANWLSDLAFRVTYGIGGTAPGGGFGSKSAIISVGSIDYNTNLPTASISLPQNPDITWEITKTLNFALDYGFFNNRLRGAVDFYSKKTDNILANVPFNPTTGWAYLNYNTASLKGHGVDVSLSGAIVNTAFKWNSSLNFSYNTNEVTDSRYTVTTANQYLGSQPILGNSIGTIYAYHWAGLDATGQSTVYKKDGTTVSSSQGIANIDIHDLKKMGTTFAPYFGGFMNDFSYKNFRLGVQITYYAGHVFRNTVLQNYPSYSGLQYGAVAKDELVAQRWRQAGDEVSTNVPGLANINYNSLNRYQMADINVLPADNIRLQQISLGYNVPSKWIENTFIKSLNFNFAARNLGLLWVKNDLGIDPQYLSNNNYNTLPPQRNYTLQFNCSF; from the coding sequence ATGAGATCTGTTACTGCATTTATTTGGATAAGTATGTGTAGTTTATATGCGAACCCTTCTTTAGGACAAAATAAAATACATGTTCGTTTCAAGAACACGCCACTAACCGAGGTATTTTCTACTTTAGAAAAACAGACTAACTATGTCTTCTTCTATAATGATGATGTGCTAAAATCGGCCAATACGATTACATTGGACAAAGATGCGACTTTAGAAGAAATTTTAAATAATGCTTTAAGAAGCAACAATCTTACTTTTGATATTATTGATAAACAAGTTGTTGTCAAAAAAAATAAAAAGAAAGCAGAACAACTGGAATACGAATTAACCGGTAAAGTAACCGATAAAAAAGGTGCACCACTTATTGGTGTAAACGTTGTCTTAAGAGGAAAACAAACCTGGGATATCACCAGAAAAGAAGGTGATTACCGAATGAGAGTTGCTCCAAATGATACTATTGTTTTCAGTTCGTTAGGTTTCAAAACCGTTACAGTTGCAGTCAACAATAAAAGAGTAATTGATATAACACTTGTTCCGGATGTAATGGAACTTCATTCTGTAGAAATTGTAGCTTCTAACGGATATACCGACCTTCCAAAAGAAAGAGTTACAGGATCTTTTGAAGTGATTGGTGCCAAAGAACTGGCAGAAGTTCCAACAGTTGACATTCAGTCCAGAATAGAAGGAAAAATGGCCGGCGTACGAGTTGATCCCAGAACAGGTTCTATTTCTGTACGAGGAACTAATAATTACGGTGGTACGGGACAGCCATTAGTTGTAATTGATGGTTTTCCTCAGCCTGAAGATTTTGCTTTTAGTAAAAGAGGCGTGCCTGGATCTTCTATCTTAAGTTATGTAAATCCTGATGACGTAGAAAGTATCACTGTTTTAAAAGATGCAGCAGCATCTTCAATTTGGGGTGCGCGTGCTGCCAACGGTGTAATTGTGGTCATAACTAAAAAAGGTAAAAAAGGAGATCCAATTATCAATTTCAACAGCAGTACTTCTATTGGTGAAAGAATCGATTTAAGCAAACTTCGTGTTATGAATACTGCTCAATATATTGATTATGAAAAAGATTTAGTAACAGGAGGATTTGTAGCAGATAATATTAATAATTCCATTGGTTCCGGTAATGATAAAAATCCTAGTGCTGCTCAGGAAATTATGTTCAGACAGCAAAGAGGTGAAATTTCTTTGGCGCAAAGAGATCAATTATTAAACCAGCTGGCACAAAATGATAATTTAGGACAAATCAATAAATATTTATTAAGAAGCTCCATTACCAGACAATATGATTTGTCTGTAAGCGGAGGGTCTGATAAAAGTACTTATTATTTGTCTTTAGGTTATAATAACGATGAAGCGGCAATGAGAGGCAATAAATCTGAATCGTATAATTTAACTTTAAATAATTCTTTTCAGCTTAAAAGCTTTTTGAAATTAAACACGGGAGTAAACTACGTAAACTCCAATTTTCAGGTAAACAATACAGCGAATGAAGCATTATCTAATGTATCAGAATTTGCTTTACGTCCTTATGATATGATTGCTGATGGTAACGGGAATGGTATTGATCGTTATATTGCCTTCAGACCTAATGTGGCACAAAAATATGAAGCAAAAGGTTATTTACCATGGACTTACAACTACTTAGATGAGTTAAACTACTCTAATGTAGTAACCAAAGGAGGAAACATCCGATTGAACGCTAGTTTAATAGCAAAAGCTACCGATTGGTTAAACTTCGAAGCTTCTGGAGTGTATACTTCAATAGGAAATAAAACGAAGTCATTGAGTGAGTTAGACAGCTACTATACGAGAAACATGATTAATATGGCCACCTCTTCTAATACGGCTGGCAAATTAGTTTATGGAATACCGGTTGGTTCTTATTTATACAACACCACTTCATCAAATGAATCGGTAAGTATGCGTTTTCAAATGAATATCAATAAGAACTTTAATGATAATAATAGCTTGCACTTCCTTGCTGGTGGTGAGACCAGAGAAGAACGCAGAGAAGGTTCTACGCAGAGATATTACGGTTATGATTTAGATACAAATTCTGGAGCAACAGTAAATCCAACAGTATATTATACTACTATCTACGGATGGCAAAGCATGATAGGAAGCTCGGATAATAGTATCAGTAGATATAGAGACCGCTTTTTGTCTTACTACAGTTTAGCTTCTTATGATTTTATGAACCGATATCATATTTCAGGAAGTGCTCGTTTTGATGATGTTAATTTATTAGGAGCTTCAAGAAAAGACAGAGCCAAGCCTTTCTGGTCTGTAGGTGGAAAATGGGATATTAATAAAGAATCTTTCTTAAGAAATGCCAATTGGTTAAGCGACTTAGCATTTAGAGTTACATACGGTATAGGAGGAACTGCTCCAGGTGGAGGTTTTGGAAGTAAAAGTGCTATAATCAGCGTAGGTTCAATAGATTATAATACGAACTTACCAACAGCTTCTATTTCATTACCACAAAATCCAGATATTACGTGGGAAATAACTAAAACTTTAAACTTTGCTTTAGACTACGGATTTTTTAATAATCGTTTAAGAGGTGCTGTTGATTTTTATTCTAAAAAAACAGATAACATTTTAGCCAACGTACCTTTTAATCCAACGACAGGCTGGGCTTATTTGAATTATAATACCGCTTCACTAAAAGGACATGGTGTTGATGTTAGTTTGTCTGGAGCAATTGTAAACACAGCATTTAAATGGAACAGCAGTTTAAACTTCTCTTATAATACAAATGAAGTAACTGATTCTCGCTATACTGTTACGACTGCCAATCAATATTTAGGTTCGCAGCCTATTTTAGGAAATTCAATTGGAACTATCTACGCATACCATTGGGCCGGTTTAGATGCGACAGGACAATCTACTGTGTATAAAAAAGATGGTACAACGGTAAGTTCATCACAAGGTATCGCTAATATTGATATACATGACCTGAAAAAAATGGGAACTACTTTTGCGCCTTATTTTGGAGGATTTATGAATGATTTCTCATATAAAAACTTCAGATTAGGTGTTCAAATTACGTACTATGCTGGTCATGTATTTAGAAATACCGTTTTACAAAATTACCCTTCTTATTCTGGACTTCAATATGGAGCGGTTGCTAAAGACGAATTGGTGGCTCAAAGATGGAGACAAGCTGGCGATGAAGTTTCTACAAATGTTCCTGGACTTGCAAACATCAATTATAATAGTTTAAATCGTTATCAAATGGCAGACATAAACGTACTTCCTGCAGACAATATTAGATTACAGCAAATCTCTTTGGGTTACAATGTTCCGTCAAAATGGATTGAAAACACGTTTATAAAGTCGTTAAACTTCAATTTTGCAGCTCGAAATTTAGGATTATTATGGGTTAAAAATGATTTAGGAATCGATCCGCAATATCTGTCAAACAATAACTATAATACGCTTCCACCGCAGCGTAACTATACTTTACAGTTTAATTGCAGTTTTTAA
- a CDS encoding MbnP family protein — protein sequence MQNLKKYLLLSITALAFVSCSDNDDNPVANNVTLEFNNTFKNTTIVLGNAASTSATTNTSAAGQVHHFSELKYVISNIRLVKDNGDEVPYNVNDLDKGATVIDQAKTASLSYVLSNVPSATYKQIKFGLGIKAEQNTLDQVRFPNFYALAGANDTAMMWEWGSGYRFTKIEGFYDTDNKTMSIHTGSTVEGTKDVPSSYTQGVNAYRDITLNLTTNAVVGSKAPKIKIQADFDKMLSGKSNTITLSTGTGMNDNATPNVHTAAQMVKFVDNLGGNGSSDITGMFSVTAVEN from the coding sequence ATGCAAAATTTGAAAAAATACCTTTTATTATCAATTACCGCTTTGGCTTTTGTATCATGTTCAGACAATGATGACAATCCGGTTGCGAACAATGTAACGTTGGAATTCAATAATACATTCAAAAATACCACGATTGTTTTAGGAAATGCGGCTTCGACTTCGGCTACGACTAATACTTCGGCTGCAGGACAAGTACACCATTTTTCGGAACTGAAATATGTAATCAGTAATATTCGTTTGGTAAAAGACAATGGAGATGAAGTACCATACAATGTAAACGATTTGGACAAAGGCGCAACAGTAATCGACCAGGCTAAAACAGCTTCTTTGAGTTATGTTTTAAGCAATGTGCCTTCTGCAACTTACAAGCAGATTAAATTTGGTTTAGGAATCAAAGCGGAGCAAAATACTTTAGATCAGGTTAGATTTCCTAATTTCTATGCTTTAGCTGGTGCAAATGATACTGCCATGATGTGGGAATGGGGAAGCGGTTACCGTTTTACCAAAATTGAAGGTTTTTATGATACTGATAATAAAACCATGTCAATCCATACAGGAAGTACAGTTGAAGGGACTAAAGATGTTCCGTCAAGTTATACGCAGGGAGTAAACGCTTATAGAGATATTACTTTAAACCTGACTACAAATGCTGTTGTTGGAAGTAAAGCTCCAAAAATCAAAATTCAGGCAGATTTTGACAAAATGTTAAGCGGAAAATCAAATACCATTACGTTATCAACAGGAACAGGAATGAACGATAATGCAACTCCAAACGTTCATACGGCTGCTCAAATGGTAAAATTTGTAGATAATTTGGGAGGAAACGGATCAAGCGATATTACAGGAATGTTTTCTGTGACTGCTGTAGAAAACTAA
- a CDS encoding TonB-dependent receptor plug domain-containing protein, translating into MKYIIMFLFLGMSIMAQNHHAHHDSIKNLEEVQVKNATKKKIETQMKMAVSVDEFLSSADNISFIKRGAYAWEPLLNNMSTERSTVTIDGMHIFGACTDKMDPITSYVESNNLAAIDIKSGQEGSLHGSTIAGSIDLKRKSTAFGLAKKWNGAYQSGFEFNNKQFFNLGNVAYSGEKFVAEGSISYRKAADYFDGNDNEVKHSQYKKFNTSLGFAYKTSDLSAVRVDAIFDMAKDVGYPALPMDLSLSRALITSASYKQLFEDGLVKVIDSKIYFNAIEHYMDDTTRPENLVHMDMPGWSTTYGLVSKANLKKNSYSSEIQLNAYDNLSIAEMRMYPQDRNERTMFAYSWPWVTTRFAGLSMNNSWELSEISQVNVGGSLGINYNYSKYVEFNWIFHPGASQEKTRFLPSLHAGYNLNIDQFNFSVGTGYGHRAPSVSEGYGYYIYNSFDRYDYIGNPDLKNEISYEGNASAGFKNERLSIQGKLNYFYIENYIIGRILSMGSPMNYQSVGVKGYTSLDYATLLNMSMNVSYDILEHLHWNGTVTYARGMDNNGGNLPFIRPLSYLTSLHFMHKNFGIQTSVNGDFEQLNYSPEYGEDQTPAYVIWNLSANYSFKINKVKAVIQAGAENLLNEYYSTYADWGNIPRMGRNIFTSLKLNF; encoded by the coding sequence ATGAAATATATCATAATGTTTCTTTTTTTAGGAATGTCGATAATGGCTCAAAATCATCATGCACATCACGACAGCATTAAAAATTTAGAAGAAGTTCAGGTAAAAAACGCAACCAAGAAGAAAATTGAAACCCAAATGAAAATGGCGGTTTCAGTTGATGAATTTTTGTCGTCGGCAGATAATATCAGTTTTATTAAACGCGGTGCGTATGCATGGGAACCGCTGTTGAACAATATGAGTACAGAACGTTCTACAGTGACCATCGACGGAATGCACATTTTTGGCGCTTGTACCGATAAAATGGATCCGATTACATCTTATGTAGAGAGTAATAATCTTGCGGCAATTGATATAAAATCGGGGCAGGAAGGAAGTTTACACGGTTCTACGATTGCCGGAAGTATCGATTTAAAAAGAAAAAGCACAGCGTTTGGTCTGGCAAAAAAATGGAACGGCGCTTACCAAAGCGGTTTCGAATTCAATAATAAACAATTTTTCAATCTTGGAAACGTAGCTTATTCTGGTGAAAAATTTGTTGCTGAGGGAAGTATTTCGTACCGAAAAGCAGCTGATTATTTTGATGGAAATGATAATGAGGTAAAACATTCGCAATATAAAAAGTTCAATACATCATTAGGGTTTGCTTATAAAACAAGTGATTTATCTGCTGTAAGAGTAGACGCGATTTTTGATATGGCAAAAGATGTAGGTTATCCGGCTTTGCCAATGGATTTATCGCTTTCACGTGCCTTAATTACTTCAGCTTCGTACAAACAATTATTCGAAGACGGATTGGTAAAAGTGATTGATTCTAAGATTTATTTCAATGCAATCGAACATTATATGGACGATACGACGCGACCAGAAAATCTGGTTCACATGGATATGCCGGGCTGGAGCACCACTTACGGTCTGGTTTCGAAAGCCAATTTGAAAAAGAATAGTTATTCCTCAGAAATACAATTGAATGCTTATGATAATTTATCGATTGCAGAAATGAGAATGTATCCGCAGGACAGAAACGAAAGAACCATGTTTGCTTACAGCTGGCCGTGGGTTACGACTCGTTTTGCGGGACTTTCGATGAATAACTCCTGGGAGCTTTCAGAGATAAGTCAGGTCAATGTAGGCGGTTCTTTGGGAATCAATTACAATTATTCCAAATATGTAGAATTCAACTGGATTTTTCATCCCGGAGCATCTCAGGAAAAAACGAGATTTCTGCCAAGCTTACACGCAGGTTATAATCTAAATATCGATCAGTTTAATTTTTCTGTCGGAACAGGTTACGGGCACAGAGCGCCTTCTGTTTCTGAAGGTTACGGTTATTACATTTACAATAGTTTTGACCGTTACGATTATATCGGAAATCCTGATTTGAAAAATGAAATTTCGTATGAAGGAAATGCATCGGCAGGTTTTAAAAACGAAAGATTAAGCATTCAGGGTAAACTGAATTATTTCTATATCGAAAACTATATTATTGGTAGAATCCTAAGTATGGGAAGTCCGATGAATTATCAGTCGGTTGGTGTAAAAGGATATACATCATTAGATTATGCAACACTTTTAAATATGTCGATGAATGTGAGTTACGATATTTTAGAGCATTTGCATTGGAATGGTACTGTAACATACGCTCGCGGAATGGATAATAACGGAGGAAATCTGCCTTTTATTCGTCCGTTGAGTTATTTGACATCCCTTCATTTCATGCACAAAAATTTTGGAATCCAGACTTCTGTAAATGGCGATTTCGAACAGCTTAATTATAGTCCGGAATACGGAGAAGACCAAACACCGGCGTATGTAATCTGGAATCTTTCAGCCAATTATTCTTTTAAAATCAATAAAGTAAAAGCTGTGATTCAGGCCGGAGCCGAGAATTTATTAAATGAATATTACAGCACTTATGCAGACTGGGGAAATATTCCAAGAATGGGTCGTAATATTTTTACTTCTTTAAAATTGAATTTCTAA